Proteins encoded by one window of Prevotella nigrescens:
- a CDS encoding Dps family protein, with the protein MNNLEILGLEENKVNAVRKGLAQLLADFQIYYTNLRNLHWNVKGHGFFVLHAKYEELYNDAAEKVDEIAERLLQLGSIPESKFSEYLKIATIKELKEVECGQEGMKDVLGYFKNLIAQERKLIDLANDAHDDVTADLMTGYIKGQEKTVWMLLAFVQHHGKNGSCCENK; encoded by the coding sequence ATGAATAACTTAGAAATTTTAGGATTGGAAGAGAATAAGGTTAACGCAGTTAGAAAAGGACTTGCACAGTTATTGGCAGATTTCCAGATTTATTATACAAATCTTCGCAACCTCCACTGGAACGTAAAAGGACATGGCTTCTTTGTTTTGCACGCTAAGTATGAAGAACTATACAACGATGCTGCAGAGAAAGTAGATGAGATTGCAGAACGTCTTCTCCAGCTTGGTAGCATACCGGAAAGTAAGTTCAGCGAGTATTTAAAAATTGCAACAATCAAAGAACTTAAGGAAGTTGAGTGTGGTCAAGAAGGTATGAAAGACGTATTAGGCTACTTCAAGAATCTCATTGCACAAGAACGTAAACTCATCGACTTGGCTAATGATGCTCACGATGACGTTACGGCAGACCTTATGACGGGCTATATCAAAGGACAGGAGAAGACTGTTTGGATGCTCCTCGCCTTTGTTCAGCACCACGGCAAGAACGGTAGTTGCTGCGAAAACAAATAA
- the rpsO gene encoding 30S ribosomal protein S15, with protein MYLSKEKKEEIFGQYGKAQKVEDTGSAESQIALFTYRIKHLTEHVKKNHKDFVTTRSLTRLVGKRRALLDYLYKRDIERYRAIIKKLGLRR; from the coding sequence ATGTATTTAAGCAAAGAAAAGAAAGAAGAAATCTTCGGCCAGTACGGCAAAGCACAGAAGGTAGAGGACACAGGTTCAGCAGAAAGCCAAATCGCATTGTTCACCTATCGCATCAAGCACTTGACAGAACATGTAAAGAAGAATCACAAGGACTTCGTTACAACCCGTTCACTTACACGTCTTGTAGGTAAGCGTCGTGCGCTTCTCGACTATCTGTACAAGCGCGACATCGAACGTTACCGTGCAATCATCAAGAAGCTCGGCCTTCGTAGATAA
- the typA gene encoding translational GTPase TypA — protein sequence MQDIRNIAVIAHVDHGKTTLVDKMMLAGKLFRDGQNNSDEVLDSNDLERERGITILSKNVSINWKGTKINILDTPGHSDFGGEVERVLNMADGCLLLVDAFEGPMPQTRFVLQKALQLGLKPVVVVNKVDKPNCRPEEVYEMVFDLMCDLNATEDQLDFPVVYGSAKNGWMGADWKTPTDNIDYLLDLIIKAIPAPEQLEGTPQMLITSLDFSSYTGRIAVGRVHRGTLKDGQNITVCHRDGSKERTKIKELHTFEGMTHRKTDAVGSGDICAIIGLEHFEIGDTIADYDNPEALPPIAVDEPTMSMLFTINDSPFFGKEGKFCTSRHINERLEKELEKNLALRVAPVEGYTDRWLVSGRGVLHLSVLIETMRREGYELQVGQPQVIYKEIDGQRCEPIEELTINVPDEFSSKMIDMVTRRKGELLSMDTEGDRVNIMFEIPSRGIMGLRTNVLTASQGEAIMAHRFKEYQPFKGEITRRTNGSMIAMENGTAYAYSIDKLQDRGKFFIDPGEEVYGGQVVGEHVHEKDLVINVTKAKQLTNVRASGSDDKARVIPKVEMSLEECIEYIKVDEYIEVTPKSIRMRKILLDHLERKRESKE from the coding sequence ATGCAAGATATTAGGAACATCGCAGTAATTGCGCACGTAGACCACGGTAAAACAACGTTGGTAGACAAGATGATGCTCGCTGGTAAACTCTTCCGTGATGGACAAAATAACAGCGACGAAGTGTTAGACTCCAATGACTTGGAGCGCGAACGAGGGATAACAATTCTTAGCAAAAATGTAAGTATCAATTGGAAGGGTACTAAGATTAATATACTTGATACGCCAGGACACTCCGATTTTGGTGGTGAAGTGGAGCGTGTATTGAATATGGCAGACGGCTGTTTGCTATTGGTAGATGCTTTTGAGGGACCAATGCCACAAACACGCTTTGTGCTTCAGAAGGCTTTACAACTTGGTTTGAAGCCTGTAGTGGTTGTAAATAAGGTAGATAAACCTAACTGTCGGCCCGAAGAAGTATACGAAATGGTGTTCGACCTTATGTGCGATTTGAATGCAACAGAAGACCAATTAGATTTTCCTGTTGTGTATGGCTCGGCTAAGAATGGTTGGATGGGAGCTGATTGGAAGACTCCAACCGATAATATTGATTATCTTTTAGACCTTATTATTAAGGCTATTCCTGCACCTGAGCAGTTAGAAGGTACACCGCAGATGCTTATTACATCGTTAGATTTCTCTAGTTACACAGGTAGAATTGCTGTCGGTCGTGTGCATAGAGGCACGTTGAAAGATGGTCAGAATATTACTGTATGCCATAGAGACGGCAGCAAGGAACGCACAAAGATTAAGGAACTGCACACCTTCGAGGGTATGACGCACCGCAAGACCGATGCTGTTGGCTCGGGCGATATATGTGCAATTATTGGGTTAGAGCATTTCGAGATAGGCGATACTATTGCCGATTACGATAATCCTGAAGCATTGCCACCAATTGCTGTGGACGAACCAACTATGAGTATGCTCTTCACTATCAATGATTCGCCATTTTTCGGAAAGGAAGGCAAGTTCTGTACGTCGCGCCATATTAACGAGCGTCTTGAGAAAGAGCTTGAAAAGAACCTCGCTTTGCGTGTTGCACCTGTAGAGGGATATACAGATAGATGGCTTGTAAGTGGTCGTGGTGTGTTGCATCTTTCGGTTCTAATAGAGACAATGCGCCGTGAGGGCTACGAATTGCAGGTGGGACAGCCACAAGTAATATATAAGGAGATAGACGGACAGCGTTGCGAGCCTATTGAGGAGCTTACAATAAACGTTCCCGATGAATTTTCGAGCAAGATGATTGATATGGTAACGCGTCGCAAGGGCGAACTCTTGAGTATGGATACGGAGGGCGACCGTGTGAACATAATGTTTGAAATACCTTCTCGTGGTATAATGGGACTCCGCACAAACGTGCTTACTGCGAGTCAGGGCGAGGCGATTATGGCGCATCGTTTCAAGGAATATCAGCCTTTCAAGGGCGAAATCACACGCCGTACCAACGGTTCTATGATTGCTATGGAAAATGGAACGGCATACGCTTACTCTATCGACAAGTTGCAAGACCGTGGCAAATTCTTCATCGACCCGGGCGAAGAGGTTTATGGCGGGCAGGTTGTCGGCGAGCATGTGCACGAGAAAGACTTGGTTATCAACGTAACGAAGGCGAAGCAACTTACCAATGTGCGTGCGTCGGGCTCTGACGATAAGGCGCGCGTGATACCGAAAGTGGAGATGAGCCTTGAAGAATGTATAGAATATATAAAGGTAGATGAGTATATCGAAGTAACGCCGAAGAGCATTCGTATGCGCAAGATACTGCTCGACCACCTTGAGCGTAAGCGCGAAAGCAAGGAGTAA
- a CDS encoding porin family protein, with amino-acid sequence MRRLFLLCLFVLTLFGAQAQPKWGTWSVVPHVGVSFANLTKDAIYVPYNGTSHSQTRIGFSGGADVYYQLTDKLALSGGVAYTQAGCNFKDIPADLSARSGTVLHDSYYNLGYVDVPLLAHIYISKDLALSIGCQPSFLTKATSHTEMQEYETDGKGGIKYDKNLVSEGNAKSLFKKTAFAIPVGISYEYENVMLMARYNFGLSNVYGHDLGDSKNRIITVSVGYKFNL; translated from the coding sequence ATGAGACGACTTTTTTTATTATGTTTATTTGTGCTCACCCTTTTTGGTGCACAGGCACAACCTAAGTGGGGAACGTGGTCGGTGGTACCACACGTTGGCGTTAGCTTTGCTAATTTAACTAAAGATGCTATCTATGTTCCATATAATGGAACTTCGCATTCGCAGACAAGAATAGGTTTCTCGGGCGGTGCAGACGTGTATTACCAGCTGACAGACAAGTTGGCGCTGTCTGGTGGTGTTGCTTACACACAGGCTGGTTGCAACTTTAAAGATATTCCTGCCGACCTGTCAGCAAGGAGTGGCACCGTTCTCCACGATTCATATTACAATTTGGGATATGTTGATGTTCCACTGCTTGCTCACATTTATATATCAAAAGACTTGGCACTCTCTATAGGGTGTCAGCCATCTTTCCTTACAAAGGCTACATCGCACACTGAAATGCAAGAGTATGAAACGGACGGGAAAGGTGGAATAAAGTACGATAAGAATCTAGTCAGTGAAGGCAATGCAAAGTCTTTGTTCAAGAAAACTGCCTTTGCGATACCTGTTGGCATAAGCTACGAATATGAGAACGTGATGCTGATGGCTCGCTACAACTTCGGGCTTTCAAATGTTTACGGTCACGACTTAGGCGATAGCAAAAACAGAATCATCACAGTGTCGGTAGGATATAAGTTTAATCTGTAA
- a CDS encoding BspA family leucine-rich repeat surface protein — protein sequence MKPKLLFSLFAIAIMLMAALPTQAQKNEAYVVVSDDGATLTFYYDAQKSSRTGTVYGIKETRYQGRCPAWAGVPEANNTWTTTVVFDTSFKNYRPTTTRCWFGDCRALKNITGWENLNTSEVTDMTEMFFACTSLTSLDLSNFNTANVTNMSMMFMHCIALTALDLSSFNTKNVTNMRHMFFNCKALSSLNLSSFNTKNVRNMSSMFSVCANMTSINVSNFNTENVTDMEEMFMSCTKLTSLNLSNFNTAKVTRMGYMFRACSNLTALDLSSFNTANTINMGEMFTECQNLTSLNLSSFNTTNVTSMANMFRGCSSLKSLDLSNFNTAKVGFMDNMFDGCISLTTLNISSFNTKEVIHMRSMFRNCKKLTSLDLTNFNTKGTVSFSEMFSHCESLTTIYCNDAWNCSTAKDMFSFCEKLKGAVAYDKNKTDGSMANPDTGYFTRKTPSGISAGMSSNNATVRTIYSVNGKKQKELQRGVNIVRMRDGTTRKVVK from the coding sequence ATGAAACCAAAACTACTTTTCTCATTGTTTGCCATAGCAATAATGCTAATGGCAGCACTACCGACGCAGGCACAAAAGAACGAAGCATATGTCGTAGTAAGCGACGACGGCGCAACGCTCACGTTCTATTACGACGCACAGAAATCGAGCCGAACGGGTACGGTGTATGGTATCAAGGAAACCCGATACCAAGGCAGATGTCCAGCTTGGGCAGGAGTTCCCGAAGCTAATAATACATGGACTACTACGGTCGTGTTCGATACATCGTTCAAGAACTACCGCCCGACAACCACCCGTTGTTGGTTTGGCGATTGCAGAGCCTTGAAGAATATCACGGGTTGGGAAAATCTCAACACGTCTGAAGTAACCGATATGACGGAAATGTTCTTTGCTTGCACTTCCTTAACCTCGCTCGACCTATCGAACTTCAACACGGCAAACGTTACCAACATGAGCATGATGTTCATGCACTGCATTGCTCTGACCGCGCTCGACCTATCGAGTTTCAACACAAAGAACGTAACCAACATGAGGCACATGTTCTTCAACTGCAAAGCACTGTCTTCGCTCAATCTTTCAAGTTTTAACACGAAGAACGTAAGAAATATGAGCAGTATGTTCTCTGTCTGCGCCAATATGACCTCGATTAATGTCTCGAACTTCAACACCGAGAACGTAACCGATATGGAAGAGATGTTCATGAGTTGCACCAAACTGACATCGCTCAATCTTTCAAACTTCAATACAGCAAAAGTTACCCGTATGGGCTATATGTTCCGGGCTTGCTCAAACCTAACCGCACTTGACCTTTCGAGCTTCAATACGGCAAATACAATAAACATGGGAGAGATGTTCACTGAATGTCAAAACCTGACTTCGCTCAACCTATCAAGCTTTAACACAACTAACGTAACCAGTATGGCAAATATGTTTCGTGGTTGCAGCAGTCTGAAATCGCTTGACTTATCAAACTTCAACACGGCTAAAGTTGGTTTTATGGATAATATGTTCGACGGATGCATCAGTCTGACCACCCTCAACATTTCGAGTTTCAATACAAAGGAAGTAATCCATATGAGGAGTATGTTTCGGAACTGCAAGAAACTGACTTCGCTCGACCTGACAAATTTCAACACGAAAGGTACAGTGTCGTTCAGCGAAATGTTCAGTCATTGCGAGTCTCTGACCACCATTTACTGCAATGATGCATGGAATTGCAGCACTGCAAAGGATATGTTCAGCTTCTGCGAGAAACTCAAAGGTGCAGTCGCATACGACAAGAACAAAACCGATGGGTCGATGGCAAACCCCGATACGGGATATTTCACAAGAAAAACACCATCGGGAATTTCGGCAGGCATGTCATCGAACAACGCTACCGTAAGAACTATTTACTCTGTCAATGGCAAGAAACAGAAGGAATTGCAGCGTGGAGTAAATATCGTTCGTATGAGAGACGGAACGACGCGTAAAGTTGTAAAATAA
- a CDS encoding S-ribosylhomocysteine lyase, giving the protein MDKIPSFTIDHDRLLRGIYVSRQDCVGNEVVTTFDIRMKEPNREPALHIGALHTIEHLAATYLRNDAEWKERVVYWGPMGCLTGNYLILKGDLKSAEIVDLMRRTFEFVASFEGEIPGATPKDCGNHLLHDLPMARWESRKFVDEVLNKITEDNLIYPFREE; this is encoded by the coding sequence ATGGACAAGATACCTTCTTTCACCATCGACCACGACCGTTTGCTGCGTGGTATCTACGTCAGCCGACAGGATTGTGTAGGCAACGAAGTAGTAACAACCTTCGACATTCGTATGAAAGAGCCTAACCGAGAGCCTGCATTGCACATCGGTGCGCTCCATACCATAGAGCATTTGGCGGCAACCTACCTGCGAAACGATGCCGAATGGAAAGAACGTGTGGTTTATTGGGGACCTATGGGCTGCCTGACGGGCAACTACTTGATACTGAAAGGCGACCTGAAGTCGGCAGAGATAGTAGACCTTATGCGCCGCACCTTCGAGTTTGTAGCTTCGTTCGAGGGCGAAATACCGGGCGCAACACCCAAGGATTGCGGCAACCACCTGCTTCACGACCTGCCGATGGCGCGCTGGGAAAGTCGCAAATTCGTAGACGAGGTATTGAATAAGATTACCGAAGACAACCTAATCTATCCGTTCCGCGAAGAATAA
- a CDS encoding 5'-methylthioadenosine/adenosylhomocysteine nucleosidase, whose translation MKIGIIVAMDKEFTQLKSILEHTETVCRNHKEFVLGKVGDKEIVLQKCGIGKVNSAIGAVEMINNYKPDLVVSSGCAGGADTTLNVMDVVVATECVYHDVSCGTEAAKGQVMGMPARYATPAELVEKALSLNDTKDGNDFTIKAGLTVSGDYFVTTKEKMQSIMNDFPEATAVDMESCSIAQVCYVYGVPFVSFRVISDIPLKDTDASMYYDFWNKVAEGSFEVTKHFINTL comes from the coding sequence ATGAAAATAGGCATTATTGTGGCAATGGACAAGGAGTTTACGCAGCTCAAGTCCATTCTCGAACATACGGAAACGGTGTGTCGCAACCATAAGGAGTTTGTGCTTGGAAAGGTTGGCGACAAGGAAATAGTGTTGCAGAAGTGCGGCATCGGTAAGGTAAACTCTGCCATTGGTGCAGTGGAAATGATAAACAATTATAAGCCCGACCTTGTTGTTTCGAGCGGTTGTGCGGGCGGAGCAGACACTACGCTGAACGTTATGGACGTGGTGGTGGCTACGGAATGTGTCTATCACGATGTTTCGTGTGGTACCGAAGCCGCCAAAGGACAAGTTATGGGTATGCCTGCACGCTATGCAACGCCTGCGGAACTGGTAGAGAAAGCACTTTCGCTGAACGATACGAAGGACGGAAACGACTTCACCATCAAGGCTGGACTTACCGTGAGCGGCGACTATTTCGTTACGACGAAAGAGAAAATGCAGTCTATCATGAACGATTTTCCCGAAGCAACGGCAGTCGATATGGAGAGTTGCTCCATTGCGCAGGTATGCTATGTATATGGCGTGCCTTTCGTTTCGTTCCGCGTCATCAGCGACATTCCGCTCAAAGACACCGACGCGAGTATGTATTATGACTTCTGGAACAAGGTTGCCGAAGGCAGTTTCGAAGTTACAAAGCATTTTATCAACACACTTTAA